Part of the Candidatus Cloacimonadaceae bacterium genome, TCCGCTGATCAGGCGTTTGTGCCAGGCTTTGATCCTGACGCGTGTTGATGCCGGTATCTTTTTCTTGCTTGTCTTTGCCATATTCACCTGCTAAACGTTGAATCTGATCGAGATGATGTCTCCGTCCTGCACGAAATATTCCTTGCCTTCCAGACGGAAGAGTCCTTTTTCCTTCAAAACCTTTTCGCTGCCGTGGTGGATGATGTCCTCATACTTGAAACACTCGGCGCGGATGAAACCACGTGCCAGATCGGAATGGATCTTGCCCGCGGCGGTGACCGCGTTGTCTCCTTTTTCGATTGTCCAGGCGCGAACTTCGTCCTCACCAACGGTGAAAAAACTCACATAGCCCATCAGCTTGTAGCAGAGATGGGTGAGGCGGTCACGCACGGATTCCGGGATCCCCATGTCCTCCATAAACATCGCCGCTTCCTCTTCTTCAAGCTTGCTGAGTTCCTCTTCAAATCTTCCGGCAATCGCTTCCGCCAAAAAACCTCTTTCCCTGATCTGATCAAGCAATCCGCCCTGCTTGGAAAAATCGTCCTCACCGCAATTGAGCAGAATCAATAGCGGTTTCTGACTGAAGAACTGAAAGCCGCGCAGGGTCTTTAGTTCATCTGTGCTGAGGTGCATCGTGCGGATGGATTTGTTTTCCTGGAGGTGTTCGAGGACGGCACGCAGGATCCTTTCCTCTTGCTGGATGGCGGAGGTTTTCACCCCGCGTTTATAGCCCAGTTCGATCTTCTCGATGCGTTTTTCCGCCACGACCATGTCGCTCAAGATCATCTCGTCTTCAAAAGCGGAGAGTTGTTTGAGGGGATCGACTGCGCCATAGAGCTCGTCCAGTTCGCCGTCAATGAAATCCCTCAGAACCAATACAAAGCCGTCGTTGCCTTTGATATCGGAGAAGAGCGCGTTGTCCGGATTGTCCTCGTGAGCGGAAAAGATGCCGGGAAAATCCCGATATTCGATGTTGGCATAGATAGTTTTCCTGGGTTTGTAGAGCTCGCTGAGGCGGGTGATGCGTTCATCGATGACTTGCACGACGCCTATGTTTGCTTCATGCGCCGGTGGGGCATATTTATCAGTGGAATGGGATGAGCGCGTGAGCGCGTTGAATATCGTGGTTTTGCCGCTTTTGGGCAGTCCGATCAAGGCTATTTTCATTTCTTGCTTCTTCCCTTATCCGGCGTGTGTTTTAGATAGCGAATCTCTTGCTCAGTGAGCGGACGCCAGTTTCCCAGAGGTAATTCCTTGAGCCGGAGCGCACCAAATTGCAGACGGCGCAGAGAGCGAACCTTGGCTCCGACGGCTTCGATCATCTGCCGGATCTGGCGTTTGCGACCTTCGGTGATGACCATTTTGAGAGTCATGGAAGTATCCGTTTCCGTCTTGACAAAGACTCCCGCGGGCAGGGTCATTCCACCTTCGATCACCACGCCTTTGCGCAGTTGATCGAGTTGGCTGCGGTTCAATTTGCGATCAATATCCACCCGATAGACCTTTTCCACCTTGAAATTGGGATGCGTGAGCTTGTTGATCATGTCTCCGTCGTTGGTAAACATCAGCAAGCCCTCGGAGTTTTTATCCAGCCGTCCCGCATAGCTGAGATTGCGTGCGCTATCCGGCAAAAGTTCATAGACGGTGTTGCGTTTGAGCTCGTCTGCTCTACTCACGATATAGCCGCGAGGTTTGTTTAGGATCAGATACATCATCTGTTTTTTGGCGGAAAGCGGCTTTCCCTCAAAACTGACCTCGTCTTTATCAGAATCTATGACGGCGCTCAAATCCATGCAGACCTCGCCGTTGAGCATGATCTTTCCACCGGTGATCAGCTCTTCCACCTTGCGGCGAGAGCCCAATCCCGCATCTGCCAGAAAGCGATTGATCCGCAGCGGATTACCACTTTTCGAGGCTGTTTTGGACGACCGTTTTGAAGAGACTGTTGATGAGCTCATCGATGGCTTCCTCTTTGCTTTTTGATTTTGCCGTACTCTCAGTGGAAACCGCGTAGGCTTCCATCAAAGTCAGGCTCTTGTTTTCATAAATAACTTCATTGCGGATCAGATCCGTGAAACTGATCGCGAGCGTCAAACGCAACTGATAATCCTGAACGTTGTTGGCGGCGTCATAGCTATATACCCGCTCTTCAAAAGAGATCACTCCCCCCTCGAGCAGGCAGTCCGGCTGCTGGTTGACCACCTTCAGGCGTCCGTCGTTGCGAAATGCCACACTGAGCTGATTATACACTTTTTCCGAGATGCCAAATTCCGCGCTTTGGTTCTCAAACGGCATCACCCGAATTTTTTTCAAATGCGGGTAAACGTTTGAATACACAGAGTATGAGCATCCCGAGAGTGCCATCAGCACCATCATTAGATAAATAATTCTCTTGACCATTATGTCATGCTCAAAAAAGACTGTATCCTTGTCAAGATAAACCTGAGAAAGGCTTTAAGAAAAATAGATAAAAACATGATGCTTATGGAGGTATCGAATGGCGAAGAAGTTCCTTTCCAAAGCGGACGCAGCCAAGAAACTCAAGGTCTCCGAAAAGGTGATCCAGGAGATGATCAATACCAACGTCTTTGAAAGCAAACTCGTCGGCAAAAACACCAAAATTGACGAAGATTCGCTCAACGAATGGTTGGAAAACCTGAACGAAAACGAAGAAAAGATGCTTGCCCTCAAACGCGTGATCTGCCACTTTGAAGAATACATGCGCCCCGAGAATATCTTCCTCGATTTCCATGCCGATAACAAATACGATTCCATTCGCGTCCTCAGCGAAAGAGCCAAAGATCTCAAGCTCGTGCGCGATGCCCGTTGGCTCTATGAAGTAGTCGTCGCCCGCGAGGAATTGATCTCCACCGCCATCGGCAACGGAGTCGCGCTCCTCCATCCGCGTCATTTGCATCCCTCCAAGATCAAAACCCCCAGCATCCTCTTCGGCAGAACCGATGAAGCAGTGGATTTTGACGCTCC contains:
- a CDS encoding DUF933 domain-containing protein, with amino-acid sequence MKIALIGLPKSGKTTIFNALTRSSHSTDKYAPPAHEANIGVVQVIDERITRLSELYKPRKTIYANIEYRDFPGIFSAHEDNPDNALFSDIKGNDGFVLVLRDFIDGELDELYGAVDPLKQLSAFEDEMILSDMVVAEKRIEKIELGYKRGVKTSAIQQEERILRAVLEHLQENKSIRTMHLSTDELKTLRGFQFFSQKPLLILLNCGEDDFSKQGGLLDQIRERGFLAEAIAGRFEEELSKLEEEEAAMFMEDMGIPESVRDRLTHLCYKLMGYVSFFTVGEDEVRAWTIEKGDNAVTAAGKIHSDLARGFIRAECFKYEDIIHHGSEKVLKEKGLFRLEGKEYFVQDGDIISIRFNV
- a CDS encoding pseudouridine synthase, giving the protein MSSSTVSSKRSSKTASKSGNPLRINRFLADAGLGSRRKVEELITGGKIMLNGEVCMDLSAVIDSDKDEVSFEGKPLSAKKQMMYLILNKPRGYIVSRADELKRNTVYELLPDSARNLSYAGRLDKNSEGLLMFTNDGDMINKLTHPNFKVEKVYRVDIDRKLNRSQLDQLRKGVVIEGGMTLPAGVFVKTETDTSMTLKMVITEGRKRQIRQMIEAVGAKVRSLRRLQFGALRLKELPLGNWRPLTEQEIRYLKHTPDKGRSKK
- a CDS encoding LptE family protein, giving the protein MPFENQSAEFGISEKVYNQLSVAFRNDGRLKVVNQQPDCLLEGGVISFEERVYSYDAANNVQDYQLRLTLAISFTDLIRNEVIYENKSLTLMEAYAVSTESTAKSKSKEEAIDELINSLFKTVVQNSLEKW
- a CDS encoding PTS sugar transporter subunit IIA gives rise to the protein MAKKFLSKADAAKKLKVSEKVIQEMINTNVFESKLVGKNTKIDEDSLNEWLENLNENEEKMLALKRVICHFEEYMRPENIFLDFHADNKYDSIRVLSERAKDLKLVRDARWLYEVVVAREELISTAIGNGVALLHPRHLHPSKIKTPSILFGRTDEAVDFDAPDNKPVNIFFMLLLHNDKQHLFSLSYISKLIMNPEILDSFTTAENKEEIHAALTVMPEQQQK